One genomic segment of Epinephelus fuscoguttatus linkage group LG19, E.fuscoguttatus.final_Chr_v1 includes these proteins:
- the setd1a gene encoding histone-lysine N-methyltransferase SETD1A isoform X1: MDPDGGADSQKAVSLQWKSYKLVQDPAIRRVAQKIYRYDGVHFSVPDSGFPPVGELRDPRPRRLWSRYTELSLPVPKFKLDEFYVGPIPLKEVTFARLNDNIKEPFLAEMCAKFGEVEEMEILFHPKTRKHLGLARVLFTSTRGAKDTVKHLHNTSVMGNIIHAQLDIKGQQRQKYYDLIVNGSYTPQTVPLGGKALTDRLQPQAPAQPQPQPDTSSEIRRRLSSELAVLAAGVQALTSGNVTPCSGDAGYSDQRLDTPPSSMSGPFTPGSSASSQGGGGTPYSSRSGTPFSQDSGYTGGRHTGYNTGTLGSGYPPQDMLPSSSSSSAVSSTVGGYKVARYSEDAQEPSMYHRGRPMYPPTSSYRPNEPPCYPPYPSVGGPGPHMAHHSSMPPPPLAAQYDQPPMSDRDRDRDSGRYAAAGIGSRRSSYHHQQDTNSSTKYHSHHSHHHSERRDDRGYRRDSLGSRPGEHSHQRHRNHHHSHNHHGSSSRRRSSHDRDRDRDRDRDRDRDRDRDRDSDYSNSSDPRYNSNSYRSSSNSMSPPPSSYSAYSSSKEPAPAPPQGLDTPTRLGGTGLTERGSLPSIGADKDYHPGHHSALPPPPPPPPPPLPPASVIAAAVAETLGTLDFNQDSPAREEQWTKPKRRPSTPPAPPKTPPPSSPPHPSIASSSTSPSSTSLPHHLPSSSTSPPPPQRDSSSPEPDSTNESLPFVYHSSSLDSRIEMLLKEQKAKFSFLASDEEDEDDRKEDKQRGLRGDGGERRGGSGDVTGEHTSGNQVGDNGEKDHRRKGERDRDGHRGRKRGKGGEGRKSPTVLTATIPSSSTYSSHILPPEEPQPQVGLTGTGALQEESSQAGSADTQNRTGAHTPPYNGQSQSSPHSSGEDMEISDEEEETTITTVTTHQPSVTSGSSPSSSQAAMPSQTTDPSSSPPPISDSAQHFGSSMHPPIPSYPPHLPPPPPPGYSLQPPPPPGIPPLPHMELHPEYPPPMPHHMYDYATSMELMNQYSGGAPMSFQMQTHMLSRLHQLRLSSSNGTPGPGEAATADYTSYHLHSMPPPHTHHPYMDQEGSGAGAHYDQDHRYMPPHMPYPYADPHSTQIPPPPHHGIPPPHTGWAPHVLPPHYPSYMPPPGYGTMLPGEGHQYRAPGEEMPILAENPHEATVQMVLATLIQEMKNIMQRDLNRKMVENVAFATFDEWWERKETKAKPFQTMVRGVSSLRDDEKKEEKVNRPREPLMSLVDWAKSGGMEGLSLRGALRLPSFKVKRKEPQELEEGDMKRPRPSTPPDEDDEAAEGRMPEANRHGAERDNKRRKKKPRNRKPWELDSEGEETSDGSSTEKEDEEESEKESDDDALSADSDDESLSSSSEGSSSSASSSSSSSEDEDEEEGERAESEGPDTMDESTMDSTTEKEDGRENNAAAVSKTEVKTGEAKDSKADTTAAPNKRPPSPPYPRPSSPVVLVPPLKKRRKTVSFSTVENDSKTQLPTGPLSPSPSQLSGESPLLSPSRPPDSPVTASPSPTARPTQGIQLLPFASKPGEGNALIVPPSGRTPDSDESKKGPPVSPQITPVKSPGKRGAGKESPKSPVPPVMVCRTVQNLPLDHASMCRMAFEEAPPPPPVNKRSRGRPRTTSFSASSCHSLREEDEDEEESEQRLRLREQLGASSLLQLASASTTDLSVLADVALKMDPDAGDSEETETSDEAEEQKMEEDLFSPESLALVLSPEGVIVLMEHNYCKPPVLPIPSGTKRTSSKQDSSVLLPADLNTISGVLEAPEEVIGEALPSRGDTGEYLSSMGVLCESEDVGQAAALPPSSKKKIMVSKGLELENDKNKKRRRKDKENLEILPAKKEKEQPGKKQRKRKLEDSEEDVDVEELESGELSSSDTEDEMVEDVRKSERLFLQEAGITSSQRWPKPAPAPEPPAMKFDTRSEFEQMTILYDIWNSGLDGEDLNLLKKTYEKLLQDDHSSDWLNDTHWVNHTITNLPNPRRKKKNAGGQLREHVTGCARSEGYYAISRKEKDVYLDLDLPEQVIREVENVDTSGANRILSERRSEQRRLLTVIGATAVMDSDLLKLNQLKYRKKRLRFGRSRIHEWGLFAMEPIAADEMVIEYVGQNIRQMVADNREKRYAQQGIGSSYLFRVDHDTIIDATKCGNLARFINHCCTPNCYAKVITIESQKKIVIYSKQAIAVNEEITYDYKFPLEENKIPCLCGTENCRGTLN; this comes from the exons ATGGATCCAGACGGTGGGGCAGATTCACAAAAAGCTGTCAGTTTGCAGTGGAAGAGCTACAAACTTGTCCAGGATCCAGCCATTCGACGGGTTGCCCAGAAAATCTACAGATATGATGGAGTGCATTTCAGTGTGCCA GACTCTGGATTTCCTCCTGTGGGTGAACTGCGGGATCCAAGACCCAGGAGACTATGGTCCAGGTACACAGAACTGTCCCTGCCAGTGCCGAAGTTTAAG CTTGATGAGTTCTATGTGGGTCCCATACCCCTCAAAGAGGTGACCTTTGCTAGACTCAATGACAACATCAAGGAGCCCTTCTTGGCAGAAATGTGTGCCAAGTTTGGTGAGGTTGAGGAGATGGAGATCCTGTTTCACCCCAAGACCAGGAAGCACTTGGGCCTAGCTAGAGTGTTGTTTACCAGCACCAGAGGAGCCAAGGACACAGTCAAGCATCTGCACAATACTTCTGTCATGGGTAACATCATCCATGCTCAACTGGATATAAAAG GCCAGCAGAGGCAGAAGTATTATGACCTGATAGTAAACGGGTCCTACACTCCTCAGACTGTGCCCCTGGGAGGCAAGGCTTTGACAGACAGGCTCCAGCCTCAGGCCCCAGCACAGCCACAACCACAGCCTGACACG TCATCTGAAATCAGGCGGAGGCTCTCCAGTGAGCTTGCGGTTTTGGCAGCGGGGGTCCAGGCCCTCACATCAGGAAACGTCACCCCATGCTCTGGGGATGCTGGGTACAGTGATCAGCGTCTGGACACGCCCCCTTCCTCCATGTCAGGCCCCTTCACACCAGGCTCCTCTGCTTCATCTCAGGGGGGTGGAGGAACACCTTACAGCTCCAGGTCTGGGACTCCTTTCTCACAAGACTCGGGCTACACAGGTGGCAG GCATACTGGCTACAACACTGGCACTTTGGGCAGCGGCTACCCTCCCCAGGACATGCTaccatcctcctcctcgtcttctGCAGTCTCATCTACTGTTGGAGGATACAAAGTGGCTCGCTACTCTGAGGATGCACAGGAACCTTCAATGTATCATCGAGGTCGCCCTATGTACCCCCCAACCTCATCATACCGTCCCAATGAGCCGCCATGCTACCCCCCTTACCCTAGTGTTGGAGGGCCTGGACCACACATGGCTCACCACTCCTCAATGCCTCCGCCACCTCTTGCCGCCCAATATGATCAGCCCCCAATGTCAGACCGCGACCGAGACAGAGACTCGGGGCGCTATGCGGCAGCAGGGATTGGCTCCAGAAGGTCATCTTACCACCACCAGCAAGACACAAACTCTTCCACAAAGTACCATTCCCATCACTCCCATCACCACTCAGAGCGCAGGGATGACAGGGGTTACCGGCGCGACAGCCTGGGCTCCCGACCAGGTGAGCACAGCCACCAGAGACACCGTAACCACCACCATTCTCACAACCatcatggcagcagcagccgcaGACGGAGCAGCCATGACCGGGACAGGGATCGAGACAGAGATCGAGACAGAGACCGAGatagagacagggacagagacagtgacTACTCCAACAGCTCTGACCCCAGATACAATTCCAACTCCTACCGCTCTTCCTCCAACAGCatgtctcctcctccctcttcttaCTCTGCATACTCTTCCTCCAAAGAGCCTGCCCCAGCCCCTCCTCAGGGATTGGACACTCCCACCCGTCTCGGTGGCACAGGCCTCACAGAGAGGGGCTCCCTGCCTTCTATAGGTGCTGACAAAGACTACCATCCTGGTCACCACAGTGCTCTGCCTCCACCTCCCCCACCGCCGCCACCTCCCCTCCCGCCAGCCTCAGTcattgcagcagctgtagctgAAACACTGGGAACACTGGATTTCAACCAGGATAGTCCGGCCCGTGAAGAGCAGTGGACAAAGCCCAAACGCCGTCCCAGCACCCCACCCGCACCGCCGAAGACTCCCCCGCCTTCctccccaccccacccctccATTGCTTCCTCCTCTACCTCCCCTTCCTCTACCTCCCTCCCCCACCATCTTCCCTCTTCCTCTACCTCCCCACCGCCCCCTCAACGTGACTCCTCCTCCCCAGAACCAGATTCCACCAATGAGAGTTTACCGTTTGTCTACCACAGCAGCAGCCTCGACTCTCGTATTGAGATGCTCCTAAAGGAACAGAAGGCTAAGTTTTCTTTCCTTGCCTCTGATGAAGAAGATGAGGACGATAGGAAAGAGGACAAGCAGAGGGGCTTACGTGGGGATGGAGGAGAGCGAAGAGGCGGATCAGGCGATGTAACTGGGGAGCACACAAGTGGTAATCAGGTGGGAGACAATGGGGAGAAGGACCACAGGAGGAAaggggaaagagacagagatggtCACAGGGGAAGGAAACGGGGCAAGGGGGGAGAAGGTAGGAAGAGTCCCACTGTGCTTACAGCAACCATACCATCCTCTTCCACCTACTCCTCTCACATCCTGCCCCCAGAGGAACCCCAGCCTCAGGTGGGCCTCACTGGGACTGGAGCTTTGCAGGAGGAATCCTCACAGGCTGGATCTGCTGATACACAGAACAGGACAGGAGCACACACGCCACCTTACAATGGACAGAGTCAG TCCTCGCCTCATTCCTCAGGAGAGGACATGGAGATctcagatgaggaggaggagaccacCATAACAACAGTGACCACCCACCAACCCTCGGTCACCTCAGGTTCCTCACCCTCTTCATCCCAGGCTGCCATGCCTTCACAAACAACAGACCCCTCATCTTCGCCCCCACCCATCTCTGACTCTGCACAGCACTTTGGCAGCTCCATGCACCCTCCCATACCTTCCTACCCTCCTCATttgcctcctccacctcccccagGTTACTCCCTCCAGCCCCCACCTCCCCCGGGGATCCCTCCCTTGCCCCACATGGAGCTGCACCCAGAATATCCTCCCCCCATGCCCCATCACATGTACGACTATGCCACATCCATGGAGCTGATGAACCAGTACAGCGGTGGAGCCCCTATGTCTTTCCAAATGCAGACCCACATGCTAAGTCGCCTACACCAGCTGCGCTTGTCGTCATCCAACGGCACCCCAGGGCCAGGTGAGGCAGCCACTGCAGACTACACCTCCTACCATCTCCACTCTATGCCGCCACCCCACACACACCACCCCTACATGGACCAAGAGGGGAGCGGGGCAGGCGCTCATTATGACCAGGACCACCGCTACATGCCCCCTCACATGCCCTACCCCTACGCAGacccccacagcactcagaTACCACCCCCTCCACACCATGGCATCCCACCTCCTCACACTGGCTGGGCACCACACGTCTTACCACCACATTACCCCTCTTACATGCCCCCACCTGGTTATGGCACTATGCTGCCTGGGGAGGGACACCAGTACAGGGCTCCAGGAGAAGAGATGCCCATTTTGGCTGAAAATCCACATGAAGCCACGGTGCAGATGGTCCTGGCCACTCTGATCCAggaaatgaaaaacatcatgCAGCGGGACCTGAACCGAAAAATGGTGGAGAACGTTGCATTTGCAACTTTTGACGAGTGGTGGGAAAGGAAAGAGACCAAGGCCAAG CCTTTCCAGACAATGGTTAGAGGAGTGTCTAGTTTACGAGATGatgagaagaaagaggaaaaggtCAACCGTCCTCGAGAGCCTCTCATGTCTCTTGTGGATTGGGCAAAGAGCGGTGGCATGGAGGGGTTGTCTCTCCGAGGAGCCCTACGACTGCCTTCCTTCAAG GTGAAGAGGAAAGAACCTCAGGAGCTTGAAGAAGGGGACATGAAAAGGCCGCGACCCTCTACCCCACCAGACGAGGATGACGAAG CCGCTGAGGGGAGAATGCCAGAGGCAAACAGACATGGAGCTGAAAGGGACaacaagaggaggaaaaagaagcCAAGAAATCGTAAACCCTGGGAGCTTGACAGTGAGGGAGAGGAAACATCTGATGGCTCCTCGACTGaaaag gaggatgaagaggaaagTGAAAAGGAGTCTGATG atgacgCCCTTAGTGCTGATAGCGATGATGAAAGCCTCTCTTCATCCTCTGAGGGCTCTTCTTCTTcagcctcctcatcctcatcttcctctgaagatgaggatgaagaggaaggagagagggctGAGAGCGAAGGGCCAGACACCATGGATGAGTCAACCATGGACAGCACAACTGAGAAAGAGGACGGCAG GGAAAATAATGCAGCTGCTGTTTCAAAGACAGAGGTCAAAACAG GTGAAGCCAAGGACAGCAAGGCAGATACAACAGCAGCACCTAACAAGCGCCCTCCATCGCCCCCATACCCGCGTCCATCGTCCCCTGTTGTCCTTGTGCCCCCTCTCAAGAAGCGCAGGAAGACCGTCTCGTTCTCCACAGTCGAGAACGACAGCAAAACACAGCTCCCTACTGGACCGTTATCTCCATCTCCCTCACAACTGTCAGGTGaatctcccctcctctcccccagCAGGCCCCCAGACTCTCCCGTCACTGCTTCCCCATCCCCCACGGCTCGTCCTACTCAGGGCATCCAACTGCTCCCCTTTGCCTCCAAACCAGGGGAAGGCAATGCCCTCATCGTGCCCCCATCTGGGCGGACACCAGACTCCGATGAGTCCAAAAAGGGACCACCTGTTTCTCCTCAGATCACCCCTGTCAAATCCCCCGGAAAGCGGGGTGCAGGCAAAGAGTCCCCCAAATCTCCAGTCCCTCCTGTTATGGTGTGCCGCACTGTGCAAAACCTGCCATTGGACCATGCCTCTATGTGCAGGATGGCCTTCGAGGAGGCTCCTCCGCCACCTCCCGTCAACAAACGGTCCAGAGGCAGGCCTCGGACAACCAGCTTCTCTGCGTCTTCCTGTCATTCCCTCAGAGAGGAAGACGAGGATGAAGAAGAAAGTGAGCAGAGGCTGAGACTTAGAGAGCAGCTGGGGGCATCAAGCCTCTTGCAGCTGGCCTCGGCGTCAACCACTGACCTGTCTGTGTTGGCTGACGTAGCCCTGAAAATGGACCCTGATGCAGGGGActcagaggagacagagacatctgatgaggcagaggagcagaagaTGGAAGAGGATCTCTTCTCCCCAGAGTCACTGGCTCTGGTTTTGAGCCCAGAGGGTGTAATTGTCCTTATGGAGCACAACTACTGCAAACCCCCAGTTCTCCCAATACCATCCGGTACCAAAAGGACTTCCTCCAAACAAGACTCCTCTGTTTTGCTCCCAGCAGACCTCAACACTATTTCTGGGGTGCTTGAAGCACCAGAGGAGGTTATTGGAGAGGCGCTACCATCCAGAGGAGATACAGGAGAGTACTTATCTTCAATGGGAGTGCTTTGTGAGTCTGAGGACGTTGGCCAGGCTGCAGCTCTACCTCCATCGTCAAAGAAGAAGATCATGGTCAGCAAAGGTCTCGAACTTGAAAACGACAAGAacaaaaagaggagaagaaaagacaaagaaaacctTGAGATTCTTCCCgcaaagaaagagaaggagcagCCGGGCAAGAAACAGAGGAAGCGGAAACTAGAG GACTCTGAGGAAGATGTGGACGTGGAGGAGCTCGAGTCTGGGGAGCTAtccagctcagacacagaggatGAGATGGTTGAAGACGTGAGGAAGAGCGAGCGCCTCTTTCTGCAGGAGGCAGGGATAACATCGTCCCAGCGCTGGCCAAAACCTGCCCCAGCACCCGAGCCACCAGCCATGAAGTTTGACACCCGCAGTGAGTTTGAGCAGATGACCATCCTGTATGACATCTGGAACTCCGGATTGGACGGTGAAGACTTGAATCTGCTGAAGAAGACTTATGAGAAGCTGCTACAGGACGACCACAGCTCTGACTGGCTCAATGATACACACTGGGTCAACCACACAA TAACCAATTTGCCAAACCCTCGGCGTAAGAAGAAGAATGCAGGTGGACAGCTTCGTGAGCATGTGACGGGTTGTGCCAGGAGTGAGGGCTACTACGCCATCAGCCGCAAGGAGAAGGATGTCTATCTGGACCTGGACCTGCCCGAGCAGGTCATACGGGAGGTGGAGAATGTCGACACCTCA GGAGCCAACCGGATACTATCAGAGAGACGTTCAGAGCAGCGCCGCCTCCTCACCGTCATCGGTGCCACAGCTGTCATGGACTCTGACCTGCTCAAACTCAACCAGCTTAAG TACCGCAAGAAGAGGCTTCGTTTTGGACGCAGTAGGATCCATGAGTGGGGCCTGTTCGCCATGGAGCCCATTGCTGCTGATGAGATGGTCATTGAGTATGTGGGACAAAACATCAGACAG ATGGTGGCTGACAATCGAGAGAAGCGGTACGCACAGCAGGGCATCGGGAGCAGCTACCTGTTCAGAGTGGACCACGACACAATTATAGATGCCACCAAGTGTGGTAACCTGGCGCGATTCATCaaccactgctgcact CCAAATTGCTACGCCAAGGTTATCACCATAGAGTCCCAGAAAAAGATTGTGATCTACTCGAAACAGGCCATCGCCGTCAATGAAGAGATCACCTATGACTACAAATTCCCCTTGGAGGAGAACAAGATTCCTTGCCTGTGTGGAACAGAGAACTGCCGTGGAACACTAAACTAG